The following DNA comes from Verrucomicrobiota bacterium.
CGAGTGGAGAAACGGGGTATCGGAATCACGTCTGTCGCGATGAGGACCCGGTCAGCGGTGCCAAGCCGCAATTCGGAGCCGGTTACGGAACGGAAAAATCGTACGCCAGGGCCTGACCGGACGGCTCGAGCCAGGGCGACGCATGAGAACCCGGCGGGAATGCGTTTCGTGAGCTCGCCCCATCCGCCGCAGATTCATCCCCGGAGCAGACATAGTCGCGCAAAAGGGGCATCCCGATCAATTTAGGATTTGCTACCTATTGTAGTCCACGCTAAAACTTTGATCCTAGGGTAAATCACATGCTTATGGATACCTCCGTGAACCCCACCCTCGAGCGGGGCTGGCGCTTCCGCCGGGCCGACCCGTCGTTGCCGGAAGTCCACCGTTCGGTTTCCGTGCCCAAAGCGGGTCCCGGTTGGTGGGCGGTCCTGCGCAAGCTGCTCGCGTTCTCCGGGCCCGGCTATTTGATCGCGGTCGGCTACATGGACCCAGGTAACTGGGCCACCGACCTCGCGGGCGGCTCGCAGTTCTACTACGGGCTCTTGTCGGTGGTGGTCGTCTCCAGCCTGATGGCCATCTTCCTCCAGTACCTGGCCCTCAAACTGGGCGTGGTCACCGGCCGGGACCTGGCCCAAGCCTGCCGGGACCATTTCCATCCGGCGGTCAACTTTGTGCTCTGGATCGGTTGTGAGATCGCCATTGCGGCCTGTGACCTGGCCGAAGTCATCGGCTCGGCCATTGCCCTCAACCTGCTCTTCGGTTTGCCATTGGTCTGGGGCGTTTGCCTGACCGCCTGCGATGTGCTCGCC
Coding sequences within:
- a CDS encoding Nramp family divalent metal transporter, whose protein sequence is MLMDTSVNPTLERGWRFRRADPSLPEVHRSVSVPKAGPGWWAVLRKLLAFSGPGYLIAVGYMDPGNWATDLAGGSQFYYGLLSVVVVSSLMAIFLQYLALKLGVVTGRDLAQACRDHFHPAVNFVLWIGCEIAIAACDLAEVIGSAIALNLLFGLPLVWGVCLTACDVLAVLYLQQKGFRFVEALVLALIGVIALSFGIQIFLSKPDWGALAWGCLPSAEVLRNRDMLYVAIGIVGATVMPHNLYLHSSIAQTRNFEPTPQGQREAIFYGTIDSIAALFFALFINAAILVVAAATFYRSGHHDVAEIQDAYM